A DNA window from Carassius gibelio isolate Cgi1373 ecotype wild population from Czech Republic chromosome A8, carGib1.2-hapl.c, whole genome shotgun sequence contains the following coding sequences:
- the LOC128018257 gene encoding long-chain-fatty-acid--CoA ligase 1 — protein sequence MQFLDWLRSLHFSGGDSKSEMDNLKTLLPSLPSSFSLSSIIGLGALASLTTYWLMTRPRPIQPPCDLQAQSIPVQGDQSCRRSALLKDDRLLEFYFEDTKTVYDMFQRGLQIAGNGPCLGFRKPGEPYQWISYTEVAERAQVLGSGLLAKGCKPNPQQFVGIFAQNRPEWVIAELACYTFSMVLVPLYDTLGLEAMVHILYLAEISMVICDKEDKAESLLKIKEEGVTPALSCLVLFNPFSAALLERGRKCGVEILQLSQIMDLGRENLKPPVPPKPQDLAVVCFTSGTTGKPKGAMITHGNIASNTSSVIKILEGYFVIRQEDVSISYLPLAHMFERMIQVSMFCHGARVGFYQGDISLLMDDLKTLKPTFFPVVPRLLNRIYDKILGSVTSPLRRALLHYAVRRKQAELSSGVVRNNSLWDRLIFNKIQASLGGNLRFILTASAPISPTVLSFLRATLGCLIFEGYGQTECTAGCTFSMPGDWSAGHVGAPLPCAVVKLTDIPDMNYYAKNGEGEICIRGHSVFKGYLKDEERTGEALDADGWLHTGDVGQWLPNGTLRIVDRKKHIFKLSQGEYIAPEKIENVYTRCVAVLQVFVHGDSLQSHLIGVVVPDPEVFVDWAKERGIVGSYEELCLNPDVKKAVLEDMTAVGKEAGLKSFEQVKDLYLHPEMFSVSNGLLTPTLKSRRVDLRRVFSEQIAQMYTKSSV from the exons ATGCAGTTTCTGGATTGGTTACGTTCCCTGCATTTCAGCGGAGGAGACAGCAAATCTGAGATGGACAATCTGAAGACGCTCCTTCCGTCTCTGCCCTCGTCCTTCTCTCTGTCCTCTATCATCGGCTTAGGAGCGCTAGCCTCTCTCACGACCTATTGGCTGATGACCAGACCTCGACCAATCCAGCCTCCATGTGACCTGCAGGCCCAGTCCATACCTGTGCAG GGAGATCAGAGCTGTAGACGCTCAGCTTTACTGAAGGATGACCGTCTACTAGAGTTTTACTTTGAGGACACAAAGACAGTGTACGACATGTTCCAGAGAGGACTGCAGATAGCAG GTAATGGCCCGTGTCTCGGCTTCAGGAAACCCGGAGAGCCCTATCAGTGGATCTCTTACACTGAG GTTGCAGAAAGGGCACAGGTGTTGGGATCAGGATTGCTGGCGAAGGGTTGCAAACCAAACCCACAGCAGTTTGTGGGCATCTTCGCACAAAACAGACCAGAG TGGGTCATTGCAGAGCTGGCCTGCTACACATTCTCCATGGTTCTGGTGCCTCTGTACGACACACTTGGATTAGAGGCCATGGTTCACATTCTTTACTTGG CGGAGATCTCTATGGTGATCTGTGATAAGGAGGATAAGGCAGAATCTCTGTTGAAGATTAAGGAGGAGGGAGTGACTCCCGCTCTCTCCTGTCTGGTGCTCTTTAACCCCTTCAGCGCCGCCCTGCTGGAGAGAGGAAGGAAGTGCGGTGTGGAGATACTACAGCTCTCACAGATAATG GATCTGGGAAGAGAAAATTTAAAGCCTCCTGTG CCTCCTAAACCTCAGGATCTGGCTGTGGTGTGTTTCACCAGTGGGACCACAG GGAAACCTAAAGGAGCCATGATCACTCACGGCAACATCGCCTCCAACACCTCCTCTGTCATCAAGATCCTCGAG GGCTACTTTGTGATTCGTCAAGAGGATGTGTCTATCTCCTATCTGCCACTTGCGCACATGTTTGAGCGTATGATCCAG GTCTCGATGTTCTGTCACGGAGCAAGGGTTGGTTTTTACCAGGGTGACATTTCTTTGCTGATGGATGACCTAAAGACCCTGAAGCCCACCTTCTTCCCCGTGGTCCCTCGATTACTCAACCGCATCTATGATAAA ATTCTGGGCTCGGTGACGTCTCCGCTGAGGAGAGCTCTTCTTCATTACGCCGTCAGGAGGAAACAGGCCGAGCTGAGCAGTGGAGTCGTGAGGAACAACAGTCTGTGGGACCGGCTGATCTTCAATAAGATACAG GCCAGTCTGGGTGGAAACCTGCGCTTCATCCTCACTGCATCCGCTCCGATCTCTCCGACTGTCCTGTCCTTCCTCAGGGCCACCCTCGGCTGTCTG ATTTTTGAGGGTTATGGGCAGACGGAGTGCACTGCTGGATGTACCTTCTCTATGCCTGGGGACTGGAGTGCAG GTCACGTCGGAGCTCCTTTACCCTGTGCTGTGGTGAAGTTAACAGACATCCCTGACATGAACTACTACGCCAAGAACGGAGAAGGAGAG ATCTGCATCCGGGGGCACAGCGTCTTCAAAGGGTATCTGAAGGAtgaggagaggacaggagaggCGCTGGACGCGGACGGCTGGCTTCACACCGGAGACGTGGGACAGTGGCTGCCG AACGGGACCCTGCGCATTGTAGACAGGAAGAAGCACATCTTTAAGCTGTCCCAGGGCGAGTACATCGCTCCGGAGAAGATCGAGAACGTCTACACTCGCTGTGTTGCTGTTCTGCAGGTCTTTGTGCACGGAGATAGTCTACAA TCTCATCTGATAGGAGTTGTAGTTCCAGACCCGGAGGTGTTTGTCGACTGGGCCAAAGAAAGAGGCATCGTCGGATCATACGAAGAGCTTTGTCTAAATCCT GATGTGAAGAAAGCTGTGCTGGAGGACATGACTGCAGTGGGGAAGGAGGCAGGACTCAAGTCATTTGAGCAG GTGAAGGACTTGTATTTGCACCCTGAAATGTTTAGCGTGTCCAACGGCCTCCTCACGCCGACCCTGAAGAGCAGGCGCGTGGATCTGCGGCGAGTCTTCAGCGAGCAGATCGCACAGATGTACACTAAATCCTCCGTATAG